A section of the Sedimentisphaera cyanobacteriorum genome encodes:
- a CDS encoding beta-N-acetylhexosaminidase, whose translation MLFISLFRESLNFLFCADSGLPVDKSRFAAFLLCSGLLIFPLAGKAESDLNIIPKPYKTAVNEGEFALNPDTNIYTEKQTEKLARLFAKELTGSPSAAENLRISSRKEGVFVDLNPAFGHLTKEGYHLSITPEKLALESAGKAGIFYGLQTLVQIAEPQKDGTGFVFPCAEISDKPRFKWRGMHLDVCRHFMPVEFVKKYIDLLALHKMNRFHWHLTEDQGWRIEIKKYPRLTEIGSKRKETVIGRNTDKYDGKPHGGFYPQKEIREVVEYAAERFVTVVPEIEMPGHSVAALAAYPEYSCAGGPFQVRTRWGVSKDVYCVGKDKTIRFLKDVLREVIELFPGEYVHIGGDECPKDRWKNCKDCQRKIKQKGLENEKQLQGWFISHINEFLKQNGRKLVGWDEILEGGLTKDAAVMFWRSWLGDEVVIDAAKAGNDLIMAPTSHTYFDYYQGPRKSEPLAIGGFIPLKKVYSFDPVPANMPENLTHHILGAQAQLWTEYIKTPKQAEYMAYPRGCALAEVCWTAPSNKDFKGFINRLKTHLKRLDQMSVNYRKLDEKLLSIEKEN comes from the coding sequence ATGCTGTTTATATCGTTATTCAGAGAATCACTTAATTTTCTTTTCTGTGCTGATTCAGGCTTACCAGTTGATAAATCAAGGTTTGCAGCTTTCCTGCTGTGTTCAGGCCTTCTTATCTTTCCGCTTGCCGGGAAGGCTGAATCTGATTTGAATATTATCCCCAAGCCATACAAAACAGCTGTGAACGAAGGGGAGTTTGCCCTGAACCCAGATACAAATATCTACACAGAAAAGCAAACTGAGAAGCTTGCAAGACTTTTTGCCAAAGAGCTTACCGGCAGCCCCTCAGCCGCCGAAAATCTCAGGATAAGTTCGCGGAAAGAAGGCGTGTTTGTTGATTTGAATCCAGCCTTCGGGCATCTTACGAAAGAGGGATACCATTTGAGCATAACGCCTGAGAAGCTGGCGTTAGAGTCTGCGGGGAAGGCGGGGATTTTCTACGGCCTTCAGACCCTCGTTCAAATAGCTGAGCCCCAAAAAGACGGCACCGGCTTTGTTTTTCCGTGCGCAGAGATTTCGGATAAGCCCAGATTCAAATGGCGCGGGATGCACCTCGATGTATGCAGACACTTTATGCCTGTGGAATTCGTTAAGAAGTATATAGACCTTCTCGCCCTTCACAAAATGAACCGCTTCCACTGGCACCTTACAGAAGATCAGGGCTGGCGTATTGAGATAAAAAAATACCCAAGGCTCACTGAAATCGGCTCAAAGCGAAAAGAGACCGTTATCGGGCGGAACACCGATAAATACGACGGCAAGCCGCATGGAGGATTCTACCCCCAGAAGGAGATTAGGGAGGTGGTGGAGTATGCTGCGGAAAGGTTTGTAACGGTAGTCCCGGAGATTGAGATGCCCGGCCACAGCGTTGCCGCACTTGCGGCATATCCGGAATACTCCTGCGCCGGAGGCCCTTTTCAGGTGCGCACACGATGGGGCGTTTCAAAAGATGTTTACTGTGTGGGCAAGGATAAGACAATCCGCTTTCTGAAGGATGTGCTCAGGGAAGTGATTGAGCTTTTCCCCGGCGAATACGTCCATATAGGCGGGGATGAATGCCCGAAAGACAGGTGGAAAAACTGCAAAGACTGCCAGAGAAAAATCAAGCAGAAAGGCCTTGAAAATGAGAAGCAGCTTCAGGGCTGGTTTATAAGCCATATCAACGAATTCCTCAAGCAAAACGGCAGAAAACTTGTGGGCTGGGACGAGATCCTTGAAGGCGGGCTCACCAAAGATGCAGCAGTTATGTTCTGGCGTTCATGGCTGGGTGATGAGGTGGTTATTGATGCGGCAAAGGCGGGAAATGATCTTATTATGGCGCCGACAAGCCATACGTATTTCGATTATTATCAGGGGCCGCGTAAATCTGAGCCGCTCGCTATCGGAGGGTTTATCCCGCTGAAGAAGGTGTATTCATTTGATCCCGTTCCGGCGAATATGCCAGAAAATCTAACACACCATATCCTCGGAGCTCAGGCTCAGCTCTGGACTGAATACATCAAAACGCCGAAGCAGGCAGAATATATGGCCTATCCGAGAGGCTGCGCACTGGCAGAGGTTTGCTGGACAGCCCCCTCAAACAAAGACTTCAAGGGCTTTATAAACAGGCTGAAAACCCATCTAAAACGCCTCGATCAGATGAGCGTAAACTACAGGAAACTTGATGAGAAACTATTAAGCATTGAAAAAGAAAACTAA
- a CDS encoding amino acid permease, giving the protein MPKLERSLSMLDVFCLSSGAMISSGLFVLPAIAYSQAGPAAVLSYIFASLLIVPGLLSKVELATAMPRSGGTYFYVQRSLGSLWGIFTGLANWFSLALKSAFAIIGIIALVEVAASMIDLQLTPLQMKIAGAGCCLFFTFLNIISVKSTTRFQIVLVAGLLITLTLYITVGFNSVKVSRFENFMPHKWSSVFATAGLVFISFGGLTKVANIAEEVRNPARNLTLGMILAWLIVSLFYLLTIIVTIGVLEPEELKSSYAPIALAAKAFMSNPGFILLSIAALTAYITTANGGLLAASRAPLAMSRDKLLPAVLGRVGKTQTPYVSIIITSLIMIAAIATLEIEILVKTASTLMIVLFILDNASVIIMRESRIQSYRPEFRTPLYPYLNIIAIILYCLLIIDMGFVPLAISAGFFLLSILWYLLFTRHRVQSYSAVMRIVERVSDKQLKTSTLENELREILLERDNIVEDRFDRLIRNCEIIDIPDSPPPETLFSQIASSMAEKVGADRTQLYEKFIQREKQSATIVEPGLAIPHIVVDGREVFCVSVIRAKQGIKFPSSDEPVKIIFALAGSADQRNFHLRALMAIAQTLQQKKFVESSLAARTTEDIRSLILLSSRKRDAN; this is encoded by the coding sequence ATGCCAAAGTTAGAAAGAAGCCTCTCGATGCTGGATGTATTTTGCCTGTCCTCTGGCGCTATGATCAGCTCGGGTTTGTTTGTTCTGCCTGCCATTGCCTACTCGCAGGCAGGCCCTGCTGCGGTTTTATCATACATTTTTGCCTCGCTTCTGATTGTCCCGGGTCTGCTGAGCAAAGTTGAGCTTGCAACCGCAATGCCCCGCTCCGGCGGGACATACTTCTATGTTCAGCGCAGTCTCGGCTCGCTCTGGGGGATATTCACAGGATTAGCAAACTGGTTCTCGCTCGCTCTTAAAAGCGCCTTCGCAATTATCGGCATAATCGCCCTTGTTGAGGTTGCTGCTTCGATGATCGATCTCCAGCTAACCCCGCTTCAGATGAAAATCGCAGGCGCCGGGTGCTGCTTATTCTTCACTTTCCTGAATATAATCAGCGTAAAATCCACCACCCGCTTCCAGATTGTCCTTGTAGCGGGGCTGCTTATTACCCTGACATTATACATCACCGTCGGATTCAACTCCGTTAAGGTCTCACGTTTCGAGAACTTTATGCCCCACAAATGGTCAAGCGTATTCGCAACCGCGGGCCTTGTTTTCATCAGCTTCGGCGGGCTCACAAAAGTTGCAAACATCGCTGAGGAGGTTCGAAACCCTGCCCGCAACCTTACACTTGGGATGATACTCGCTTGGCTTATCGTAAGCCTGTTTTACTTGCTCACAATCATCGTTACCATCGGCGTTCTCGAGCCCGAAGAGCTAAAATCAAGCTATGCACCTATAGCCCTGGCTGCAAAGGCATTTATGTCTAACCCGGGCTTCATTCTGCTGAGCATTGCCGCACTCACCGCATACATCACCACCGCAAACGGCGGCCTGCTTGCCGCTTCACGCGCACCGCTTGCTATGAGCCGCGACAAACTCCTTCCCGCTGTGCTCGGCCGTGTAGGGAAAACTCAAACCCCTTATGTGAGCATTATTATTACTTCTCTGATTATGATTGCTGCAATAGCGACTCTCGAAATAGAAATACTCGTAAAAACCGCCTCCACACTGATGATTGTATTGTTCATCCTCGATAATGCGAGCGTTATAATTATGCGGGAAAGCAGGATACAGTCTTACAGGCCGGAGTTTCGAACGCCTCTTTATCCATACCTGAACATAATCGCCATCATACTGTACTGCCTGCTCATTATAGATATGGGCTTTGTGCCTCTTGCGATTTCGGCAGGCTTTTTCCTGCTCAGCATACTGTGGTATCTGCTTTTCACCAGACACCGCGTTCAGTCTTACTCGGCTGTTATGCGGATTGTAGAACGCGTTAGCGACAAACAGCTGAAAACCTCGACGCTGGAAAACGAACTGAGGGAAATCCTGCTCGAAAGAGACAACATCGTGGAGGACAGATTCGACCGCCTTATACGAAATTGTGAAATTATCGATATCCCGGACAGCCCGCCGCCGGAGACGCTCTTCTCACAGATCGCATCCTCCATGGCTGAAAAGGTTGGGGCAGACCGCACGCAGCTTTATGAAAAATTCATCCAGCGGGAAAAACAAAGCGCAACGATTGTAGAACCCGGCCTTGCGATACCGCATATTGTCGTTGACGGAAGAGAGGTATTCTGCGTTAGCGTGATACGGGCAAAACAGGGGATTAAGTTTCCCTCATCTGATGAGCCTGTGAAAATAATCTTCGCCCTCGCCGGCTCGGCAGACCAGAGAAACTTCCACTTAAGAGCACTTATGGCTATAGCACAGACACTTCAGCAAAAAAAGTTTGTCGAGAGCTCCCTTGCAGCAAGAACAACTGAAGACATCCGAAGCCTTATCCTGCTGTCTTCAAGGAAAAGAGACGCTAATTAG
- a CDS encoding glucosaminidase domain-containing protein, which translates to MKTLKRRLIICSLCIASAVLLASCAGQPQRLAEADYTNRYLPIPIESAPKANARQLTAFFLASNPAANRERVSRLAQIYIEEAAEEGINSDIAFCQMVHETNYLRFGADVREEQNNFCGLGATGGGEPGHSFQTPRLGARAHIQHLKAYANSRPLRKTRIDPRFELVDRGSSPHIAGLTGTWATDPQYDRKLRRKLRDLESFL; encoded by the coding sequence ATGAAAACATTGAAAAGAAGGCTAATTATTTGTTCTCTCTGCATTGCCTCAGCGGTTCTGCTTGCCTCTTGCGCAGGCCAGCCTCAGAGGCTCGCTGAGGCAGACTACACAAACAGATATCTGCCGATTCCGATAGAATCTGCCCCGAAGGCAAATGCCCGGCAGCTCACAGCATTTTTCCTTGCCTCAAACCCAGCAGCTAACAGAGAGAGGGTTAGCCGGCTTGCGCAGATTTATATCGAAGAGGCCGCGGAGGAGGGGATAAACAGCGACATTGCGTTCTGTCAGATGGTGCACGAAACTAATTACCTGCGCTTCGGGGCAGATGTGCGTGAGGAGCAGAACAACTTCTGCGGCCTCGGGGCTACCGGCGGCGGCGAACCCGGCCATTCCTTCCAAACGCCGCGATTAGGAGCGAGGGCGCATATCCAGCACCTCAAGGCCTATGCCAATTCTCGCCCCCTGAGAAAGACGCGAATAGACCCGCGGTTTGAGCTTGTTGACAGGGGAAGCTCGCCGCACATCGCCGGCCTCACAGGAACATGGGCAACCGACCCGCAGTACGACAGAAAACTTAGAAGAAAGCTCAGAGACCTCGAGAGCTTTTTATAA
- a CDS encoding glycoside hydrolase family 2 protein encodes MKRSLLITLLSASFAFGADLLTNVDNRSSESLNGSWRMIIDPFESGFYDYRYNESRWGYFRDAEPRDKSDLVEYSFDRAELISVPGDWNSQQEKLLFYEGTVWYRKTFDYQLDEGKRLFVYFGAANYETIVYLNDKKLGRHEGGFTPFCFEITEHVKPKDNSLVVKVDNKRVETAVPTVMSDWWNYGGLTRRVMLIEENETFIQDSFIQLKQGSRSKIEGWVQLEGSEKKQQQIELKIPEEGISKTFLTDENGRAEISLNAYLQRWSPQNPKLYNVIIEAPGSRLENQIGFRSIETKGDEILLNGSPVYLRGICIHEEAPLREGRAFAKKDAEVLLEWAKQLNCNFVRLAHYPHNEYMTRLADKMGIMVWSEIPLYWTISWENEKVYENALSQLDEMITRDKNKASVIMWSVANETPISSERTEFLASLTEEARKLDSTRLITAALEKHTRGSVMHVDDPLGEYLDVLGCNEYEGWYSGNSGFSRTWETPYEKPLVMSEFGGGALQGFHADKRTRWSEQFQANLYKMQFEMLDKIDFLRGTTPWILQDFRSPRRPLADIQDFYNRKGLISERGEKKKAFFLLQDWYEQKMK; translated from the coding sequence ATGAAGCGCTCACTTCTCATTACACTCCTTTCAGCTTCTTTTGCGTTCGGAGCCGATTTACTCACCAACGTTGACAACAGAAGCTCAGAAAGCCTGAACGGGTCTTGGAGAATGATTATCGATCCCTTTGAAAGCGGCTTCTACGACTACCGCTACAACGAATCCCGCTGGGGGTATTTCCGAGATGCCGAGCCGAGGGACAAATCCGATCTGGTTGAGTACAGCTTCGACAGGGCCGAGCTTATCAGCGTCCCCGGCGATTGGAACAGTCAGCAGGAAAAGCTCTTGTTCTACGAAGGCACCGTATGGTACAGGAAAACCTTTGACTACCAGCTCGATGAAGGCAAGCGTCTCTTCGTTTACTTCGGAGCGGCCAACTACGAAACGATAGTTTATCTCAACGACAAAAAGCTCGGCAGGCATGAAGGCGGCTTCACCCCCTTCTGCTTCGAGATAACCGAGCACGTAAAACCGAAAGACAACAGCCTCGTAGTGAAGGTGGACAACAAACGCGTTGAAACAGCCGTGCCTACGGTAATGTCCGATTGGTGGAACTACGGCGGGCTCACCCGCAGAGTGATGCTGATCGAAGAAAACGAAACCTTCATTCAGGATTCGTTCATTCAGCTCAAGCAGGGAAGCCGAAGCAAAATTGAAGGCTGGGTGCAGCTTGAGGGCAGCGAAAAGAAGCAGCAGCAAATCGAGCTGAAAATCCCTGAAGAGGGCATCAGCAAAACCTTCCTCACTGATGAAAACGGGCGGGCTGAAATCAGCCTCAATGCATACCTTCAGCGCTGGAGCCCTCAGAACCCGAAGCTGTATAATGTTATTATTGAAGCTCCCGGCAGCAGACTCGAAAACCAGATCGGCTTTCGTTCAATCGAAACAAAGGGTGATGAAATCCTGCTCAACGGCAGCCCCGTTTACCTCAGGGGAATCTGCATACATGAAGAGGCTCCCCTTCGCGAGGGAAGGGCATTTGCCAAAAAGGATGCTGAGGTTTTGCTGGAATGGGCAAAACAGCTCAACTGCAATTTCGTCCGCCTCGCTCATTACCCGCACAACGAATATATGACAAGGCTCGCAGACAAGATGGGGATTATGGTTTGGTCTGAGATACCGCTTTACTGGACGATCTCCTGGGAAAACGAGAAGGTATATGAAAATGCCCTGTCTCAGCTCGATGAGATGATAACGCGCGATAAGAACAAGGCTTCTGTTATTATGTGGTCTGTGGCGAATGAAACGCCCATAAGCAGCGAGCGTACGGAATTTCTCGCAAGCCTTACGGAAGAGGCGAGAAAGCTCGATTCCACACGCCTTATCACAGCAGCCCTCGAAAAGCATACCAGAGGCAGCGTTATGCACGTTGACGACCCGCTCGGGGAGTATCTCGATGTGCTTGGGTGCAACGAGTATGAGGGGTGGTATTCCGGAAACAGCGGCTTCAGCCGCACGTGGGAAACGCCTTACGAAAAGCCGCTGGTGATGAGCGAATTCGGAGGCGGCGCCCTGCAGGGCTTCCACGCAGACAAGAGAACCCGCTGGAGCGAGCAGTTCCAGGCAAACCTCTACAAGATGCAGTTCGAGATGCTGGATAAAATCGACTTCCTCCGCGGAACAACCCCTTGGATACTCCAAGACTTCCGCTCGCCGAGAAGGCCGCTTGCTGATATTCAGGATTTCTACAATCGCAAGGGGCTTATTTCAGAAAGAGGCGAAAAGAAAAAGGCCTTCTTCCTGCTACAAGACTGGTATGAACAGAAGATGAAGTAA